The sequence GTCCAGCCCAGGGCGAGTCTTGCCACCTTCTGCAATCTGCATCGGTGCGATGGGAGCAAGGATACTGAGAAGCAAGAGCCGGCGGGCTGGAGGTGGCCGATCCCCGGGGCCGCCGTTCTGACTCTCCCGCCCGTCTggcccccaggcgccctggaggACCTGGAACGCGCCGTGACGCTGAGCGGCGGCCGGGGCCGCGCCGCACGCCAGGGCTTCGTGCAGCGCGGGCTCCTGGCGCGGCTGCAGGGCCGGGACAACGACGCCCGCAGGGACTTCGAGCGGGCGGCGCGGCTGGGCAGCAAGTTCGCGCGGCGCCAGCTGGTGCTGCTCAACCCCTACGCCGCGCTGTGCAACCGCATGCTGGCCGACATGATGAGGCAGCTGCGCGGGCCCTGCAACGGCCGCTGAGCCGCACCAATAAAGCTACTTGCTCTCCCCGACTCTCGCTGGTGTCTGCGTCCAGCCGCCGGCCCCCCAGCCGCAGGGGACTCCGTGGTCAGCAGCGGTCCGGACACTGGGCGAGGGCGGGGGCGGGTGTGGGACGGTGCctgtgggggcggggctggcctGCCGGGCTCGGGCGCTGATTGGCTCCGCCTGGCACCGCCCGGTCCCGCCGCGCACCGCGGCGCCCAGCAGACCTGAGCAGTCGCTCGTGCGGAGCGCGGGGCGGGCTTCAGGTGAGGcgcgctgggggcggggctgccgcacgcttcccccccccacacccgccCCCGCCCGGACCCCCGCTGCTCCGGCCCGCCTCCGCCTGGTCCCGGGAGGGCGGGAAGCGGGCGTGGGGCTGCTGGatggcagggggaaggggcaagggagggacGGACCGGGAAGACGGCCCCTTTGGGGGAGGGGCGCCGCCCCGCGAGTCCGCGTGTGTGCGTGCGAGTGTCCGGCCCGGTACGGGCTGCGCGGCGGCGCGCGGTCTCTGCGCCTGCGGGCCGGAGCCTGTTTGCCCCCGGGAGACGGCGCCCGGTTCTGCGCCCGTCGGTGTGTGCTGGCTGGGCTCCGGCCTTCGCCTGGGCGTCCTTGGCTTCGCCACTGCGGGTCAGTCTCCATCTGTGTGTCGGTGCacggtttatttttgtttctggagAGAAAATTCCTAGAGGAATCCCCGAGCCTGCCTGCGGTCACCGGCTCACATCGAGCCCCACCCCCTTGTCTCGGCAGCCTGGGGCCTAGGCCTGAGGGACCATGGCACTACCTCTGGGCCCAGCTGCCCTTCCGCACTCGCTGCTGCTCCTGCCAGCCCTTCTGAGCTCAGGTACACCCCCGTTCACCCCTTGGCGAAGCCCTTCTGGGGGCAagcccctctctcccctcaccttGGGTTTGGATACCTACTTCAGGCCCCAGAGCACCAGAGCTGGGTTCccttcacccacccacccacggcCCAGCCAGTTCCTCGTGAGCGAACCTAGGTGCTCCCGCTCTTGGTCAGTTGCCCCTCTGTAACAGGATGTCATGCTGGTCACAGACCAGTTCCACCCCTCTCCCAGCTCTCCCCAGAaccccctgctgtgttccaggTTGGGGGGAATTGGCACCAGAAATTGATGGTCAGACCCGGGCGGAGCTGGCACTTCGGGAGAACGAGCGGCACGCCTTCACCTGCCGGGTGGCAGGGGGGCCTGGAACCCCCCGATTGGCCTGGTACCTGGATGGACAGCTGCAGGAGGCCAGCACCTCGAGACTGCTGAGCGTGGGCGGGGAGGCCTTCTCCGGAGGCACCAGCACCTTCACTGTTACTGCCCAGAGGGCCCAGCATGAGCTTAATTGCTCCTTGCAGGACCCCGGCAGTGGCCGGCCAGCCAATGCCTCTGTCATCCTCAATGTGCAATGTGAGTGCCCCTGAGGTGGGCAGGGACAGAGGTTCCCTGCCTGAAGACCCCCAGCAGCCACCAGGCAGGTGGTCTGATAGACCCCTTAACAAACACTTAAGCACTTTGCAAATATTAACTCTCGTTATCCTCAGGGTATTCCTGTGAGGTAGTTATTCTGGttaaccccattttacaagtgagaaaactgagccaCAGATTGGTTAAGTATTATGTCTGCAGTCCTATAGCTAGtaagcagagccaggattcaaatccagatatTTTGGTTTTAGTGATTTTACTGTTAATCACTGTGAAATGCTGCCTCTCAGGGAGACCCAGCCATCCTGTTTCCCAGTGCCCCCTTGAGAAGAGGTCCAAGCTCCTGGCTCCCTTCTGGGTTTGGGAAGAAAGGGCAAGGAGTCTGAGGGCTGTGGTGAGAGTATATTGGCTTCTGCTTTGCACCAGTTAAACCCGAGATTGCCCAGGTCGGGGCCAAGTACCAGGAAGCTCAGGGTCCAGGCCTCCTGGTTGTCCTTTTTGCTCTGGTGCGTGCCAACCCCCCTGCCAATGTGACCTGGATCGACCAGGATGGGCCGGTGACTGTCAACGCCTCCGACTTCCTGGTGCTGGATGCCCAGAACTACCCTTGGCTGACCAACCACACTGTGCAGCTGCAGCTCCGAAGCCTGGCCCACAACCTCTCTGTGGTGGCCACCAATGACGTGGGAGTCACCAGCGCCTCGCTTCCGACCCCGGGTGAGCATTGCCAGCAACTGGCCCAACACAGCCTCAGGTGGGGGCAGGATCACAGTACAAAAATGAGAAGACTGTTGCCCTCTGGGTGAGTCTTGTGAATGGGCTATGCTGACCACCTTGGGCAAGGACAGAATGGTACCTGTGGCATCTCCGAGGTGGGGGCCCCTGCCCACTTGGAACCTAACCAGAGAACACCTTGCAGGGCTTCTGGCCACCCGAGTGGAAGTGCCACTGCTAGGCATCGTTGTGGCTGGAGGGCTTGCACTGGGCACCCTGGTGGGGTTCAGCACCTTGGTGGCCTGCCTGGTCtgcaggaaagagaagaagaccAAAGGTAGGGCCaaagcagtggggtggggggcgagggtggctgaggagcagggagaaggagagggagaagcagcaaggGCAGCACGTGGGGCTGGGCACGTGATGAGTGGCAGAACGGGTCTTCCTGGGCATGTCCATGGGGAAAACCCGATGCAACTCAGAGCAGGCCTGGGCACTGGGGACCCATTCTGTCCCAGAGCTAGGAGAGATCCCTTGCCTGAGGGTCCTGGGTCTGAAAGGGCATAGGGGCAGAGCCCCGAGTGGGTGGGCTTCCTAAGAAGTGTGTGGTTTCTTTCTCCCTAGGCCCCTCCCGGCGCCCATCCCTGATCTCTAGGTAACTtcctggggctggctggctgggctgACCTGAGATACAGCATGGGGACAGCTGGAAACCGCGGGTCTCCCTAGTTCTGGAAGGGGCCCCAAAGCAGGAATCTGGGCCTGCTGGAGCCAGGGCACATCCCAGGCTCTGTCTGCCCTGTAGTGACTCCAACAACCTGAAACTCAACAACGTGCGGCTGCCACGGGAGAACATGTCCCTCCCGTCCAACCTTCAGCTCAATGACCTCACTCCGGATTCCAGAGGTACACCCTCTGTCTGCCCTAACTTCACCTTCAGAGGTGCTTCTGAGGCAAAGAGAGATCTTGGTACTTGAGGGGTTAGGCCCTATCAGGCACACTACTCATCCTGGGCATCCACCCTGTGTCACCCAGCAGGGAAGCCAGTTGATCGGCAGATGGCTCCGAATAACAGCCGGCCGGAGCTGCTGGACCCAGAGCCTGGCGGCCTCCTCACCAGCCGAGGTACTGGGACATGGgcgcgcccccacccccaagccctgATGCTTCTGCCGGAGGCCTCTTGAGTCTCCGTGGGCAGCTTCCAGGCAGTGAGGCTCACTGCGTCTCACGGGCATCTTTGCCCCTGCAGGTTTCATCCGGCTCCCCATGCTGGGCTATATCTATCGAGTGTCCAGTGTGAGCAGTGATGAGATATGGCTCTGAGCGGGGCGAAATGGGGGGTACCTTCTTGGCTcctgggcacccccccccccacggccACCTCTGCCTGGCCCTATTGCCACTGGGAAGAGGTCATGCCGCTGCTGCTTTGGCTTGCCCTCCTGGTTGAGGCACCCTCTGTGTCATCCACATGACGTTTGTCACTGGGATCTGACCCTCAGGGGCACAGGTGTCTTGGCAGAGCCACCATCTGGACCTCAGCCCCTTGTTCTACCTCAGGTAGGGGGGCCTTCAGGCTCGTGCACCCCGGCAGCTGGAGCTCtttgtgcaggtgtgtgtgcggTTGTCTGGCCTCTGAGTGTGGTCTGGCCCTGCCGGCCTGGGCCTGCTTTGGGCCACACACCAGTAGTCATAGTACTTTGTACAGCAGGCACAGGACATTCCcagtgggggggcagggagggccctgCATGTCTTCAGTTTCCTCCCCGTGCTGTGCAGCTTTGTTCCCTCAGGGAAAATTTAGGACCCTGATAGCTATATCGAACCAAACTGCCCTTTGCACGGAAACCAACCCCTGGCCCAGGGGCAGGGGCCAAGCACAAATTTTGCTGCATACCTCTTTGCCCTTCTCTTGTCTCCGTCTCCTCTTGGGCATTGTATATTATACTTTGGACCTTCTGCATT comes from Mustela erminea isolate mMusErm1 chromosome 9, mMusErm1.Pri, whole genome shotgun sequence and encodes:
- the TMEM25 gene encoding transmembrane protein 25 isoform X1, encoding MALPLGPAALPHSLLLLPALLSSGWGELAPEIDGQTRAELALRENERHAFTCRVAGGPGTPRLAWYLDGQLQEASTSRLLSVGGEAFSGGTSTFTVTAQRAQHELNCSLQDPGSGRPANASVILNVQFKPEIAQVGAKYQEAQGPGLLVVLFALVRANPPANVTWIDQDGPVTVNASDFLVLDAQNYPWLTNHTVQLQLRSLAHNLSVVATNDVGVTSASLPTPGLLATRVEVPLLGIVVAGGLALGTLVGFSTLVACLVCRKEKKTKGPSRRPSLISSDSNNLKLNNVRLPRENMSLPSNLQLNDLTPDSRAGKPVDRQMAPNNSRPELLDPEPGGLLTSRGFIRLPMLGYIYRVSSVSSDEIWL
- the TMEM25 gene encoding transmembrane protein 25 isoform X2 — its product is MALPLGPAALPHSLLLLPALLSSGWGELAPEIDGQTRAELALRENERHAFTCRVAGGPGTPRLAWYLDGQLQEASTSRLLSVGGEAFSGGTSTFTVTAQRAQHELNCSLQDPGSGRPANASVILNVQFKPEIAQVGAKYQEAQGPGLLVVLFALVRANPPANVTWIDQDGPVTVNASDFLVLDAQNYPWLTNHTVQLQLRSLAHNLSVVATNDVGVTSASLPTPGLLATRVEVPLLGIVVAGGLALGTLVGFSTLVACLVCRKEKKTKGPSRRPSLISSDSNNLKLNNVRLPRENMSLPSNLQLNDLTPDSRGKPVDRQMAPNNSRPELLDPEPGGLLTSRGFIRLPMLGYIYRVSSVSSDEIWL